The following proteins come from a genomic window of Gemmatimonadota bacterium:
- a CDS encoding aminotransferase class I/II-fold pyridoxal phosphate-dependent enzyme encodes MPTDRLSPVLAAHVQSLESAGTAKGAEAVVRAVLPAAGERGPRFLLEGQGDKEFIRMNSNSYLGLGLRADVIAAEEEAARQFGAGPGAVRFISGTYTPHVELERRLASFHGRDAAMIFSSAYATVVSTITPLVTDQTVLISDALNHNCIINAMRLARPLDKAVYGHNDVGALEHALARFAATARRALVVTDGIFSMRGDHAPLDRIMEICARHDAAYEENVVVVVDDSHGVGAFGRTGRGTEEYTGSPPADVLVGTLGKAFGVNGGYVASNEALVRFLRESSQMYIYSNPITPGEARAALRSLEIVDSAEGLELLKRLRALTRRFEEGLTRIGIETIPGEHPVVPLMIRDTGRTRDLVRYLFEQGVLVTGLAYPVVPKGDEEIRAQVNADHTEADIDHVLELLAAYPG; translated from the coding sequence ATGCCAACGGACCGACTGTCTCCCGTTCTCGCTGCTCACGTTCAAAGTCTGGAATCCGCAGGTACGGCCAAGGGGGCCGAAGCGGTGGTCCGGGCAGTGCTGCCCGCGGCGGGCGAGCGAGGTCCACGCTTTCTCCTGGAGGGCCAGGGGGACAAGGAGTTCATCCGCATGAACTCCAACTCCTATCTGGGGCTGGGACTGCGGGCCGACGTGATCGCTGCGGAAGAGGAGGCCGCGCGCCAGTTCGGTGCGGGGCCGGGCGCCGTGCGTTTCATCAGCGGCACCTACACCCCGCACGTCGAGCTGGAGAGGCGGCTGGCCTCGTTCCACGGGCGCGACGCGGCCATGATCTTCTCCTCCGCGTACGCCACCGTCGTCTCGACCATCACGCCGCTCGTGACCGACCAGACGGTGCTGATCAGCGACGCGCTCAACCACAACTGCATCATCAACGCCATGCGACTGGCGCGGCCCCTCGACAAGGCCGTCTACGGTCACAACGACGTGGGAGCGCTCGAGCACGCGCTGGCCCGGTTCGCCGCAACGGCCCGGCGAGCCCTGGTGGTCACGGACGGCATCTTCAGCATGCGCGGGGATCACGCGCCTCTGGACCGGATCATGGAGATCTGCGCCCGCCACGATGCTGCGTACGAGGAGAACGTCGTCGTGGTCGTCGACGACTCGCACGGCGTCGGGGCCTTTGGCCGAACGGGGCGGGGGACCGAGGAGTATACCGGGTCGCCCCCGGCCGACGTGCTGGTCGGGACGCTGGGCAAGGCGTTCGGCGTCAACGGCGGATACGTCGCGTCCAACGAGGCGCTCGTCCGCTTTCTGCGCGAGAGCTCCCAGATGTACATCTACTCCAACCCGATCACGCCCGGGGAGGCACGGGCGGCGCTCCGTTCCCTGGAGATCGTGGACAGCGCCGAGGGCTTGGAGCTGCTGAAGCGGCTGCGGGCACTCACGCGGCGCTTCGAGGAGGGCCTGACTCGCATCGGCATCGAAACCATCCCGGGCGAGCACCCTGTGGTGCCCCTCATGATCCGCGACACCGGCCGCACGCGGGACCTGGTCCGCTACCTCTTCGAGCAGGGGGTGCTGGTGACCGGTCTTGCCTATCCCGTTGTGCCCAAGGGAGATGAGGAGATTCGCGCTCAGGTCAACGCAGACCACACCGAGGCGGACATCGACCACGTTCTGGAGCTTCTGGCCGCCTACCCGGGGTAG